Proteins from a single region of Haloterrigena alkaliphila:
- a CDS encoding M20/M25/M40 family metallo-hydrolase has translation MDDSPRELLVELLETPSPSGYETRGQRVWLDYVEQFADDVRTDAYGNAIAVHEGDPDAPEVALTGHADEIGFIVRSIDENGFVRPGRIGGSDPSVSQGQHVTIHAADGPVEGVVGQTAIHLREESDDGDPDISDLWIDIGAESEAEASERLEIGDPITFSSTVSWLSETRLAARGIDNRVGTWAAAEGFRRAVEAGTEATVYAVSTVQEEVGVKGAQMVGFDLEPDAVVVVDVGHAVDYPSAPSEKTSQMELGEGPALGRGSTNHPTLFDALRSVADDRAVDVQVEALGLGTGTDADGFFTAAGGIPSQVVSVPNRYMHTPVELIDTDDLESVAALLGAFASRAEEFAPFAVDI, from the coding sequence ATGGACGATTCGCCGCGCGAGTTGCTCGTCGAACTGCTCGAGACGCCCTCGCCGTCGGGCTACGAGACCCGCGGCCAGCGCGTCTGGCTCGACTACGTCGAACAGTTCGCGGACGACGTTCGGACGGACGCCTACGGGAACGCTATCGCCGTCCACGAGGGCGACCCCGACGCGCCCGAGGTGGCCCTCACCGGCCACGCCGACGAGATCGGGTTCATCGTCAGATCGATCGACGAGAACGGATTCGTCAGACCGGGACGAATCGGCGGCAGCGACCCGTCGGTCTCGCAGGGCCAGCACGTGACGATCCACGCCGCCGACGGCCCCGTCGAGGGCGTCGTCGGACAGACGGCGATTCACCTCCGCGAGGAGAGCGACGACGGCGATCCCGACATCTCGGATCTCTGGATCGATATCGGTGCCGAGAGCGAGGCGGAGGCGAGCGAGCGCCTCGAGATCGGGGACCCGATCACGTTCTCGTCGACGGTCTCCTGGCTCTCGGAGACGCGCCTCGCCGCCCGCGGGATCGACAACCGCGTCGGGACGTGGGCCGCCGCGGAGGGCTTTCGACGAGCCGTCGAAGCGGGCACCGAGGCGACCGTCTACGCCGTCTCGACCGTTCAGGAGGAAGTCGGCGTCAAGGGCGCGCAGATGGTCGGCTTCGACTTAGAGCCCGACGCCGTCGTCGTGGTCGACGTCGGTCACGCGGTCGACTACCCCTCGGCGCCGAGCGAGAAGACGAGTCAAATGGAACTCGGAGAGGGGCCGGCCCTGGGTCGGGGAAGTACGAACCACCCCACGCTCTTCGACGCGCTGCGGTCGGTCGCCGACGACCGCGCAGTCGACGTACAGGTCGAAGCGCTCGGGCTCGGCACGGGCACGGACGCCGACGGTTTCTTCACCGCAGCCGGCGGGATCCCCTCGCAGGTCGTCAGCGTTCCGAACCGGTACATGCACACGCCCGTCGAACTGATCGATACGGACGATCTCGAGTCCGTGGCGGCGCTGCTCGGCGCCTTCGCGAGTCGTGCGGAGGAGTTCGCCCCGTTCGCCGTCGATATCTGA